A section of the Phaseolus vulgaris cultivar G19833 chromosome 8, P. vulgaris v2.0, whole genome shotgun sequence genome encodes:
- the LOC137824154 gene encoding oxysterol-binding protein-related protein 1C-like isoform X3: MHSFCCVSIVSDHSSPVTLDMPPISTTSRSDPAPRPEEALHSVTNGGEGGRAHPPSVPAVVDFRIKDLIGNGISGILRKWVNYGKGWKTRWFVLQDGVLSYYKIHGNDKIIVNSETEKGSKVIGEESARMISRNRNSNHVDRRRKPVGEIHLKVSTIRESKSDDKRFSVFTGTKTLHLRAETPDDRVAWMEALQAVKDMFPRISNSELMAPVDSVAVSTEKLRHRLMEEGVSEEAIRDSEQIMRNEYAALQNQLLLLKQKQMALIDTLRHLETEKVDLENTVVDESQRQLNDQEVSSGLRQEKSSEASATESDDDHERNDAAEEETDDEETTFFETRDFLSSSNSFKSNASDIRVSSFSSDDGLCAVESEEDVDPSIRSVGTNYPCVKRRKKLPDPVEKEKGVSLWSMIKDNIGKDLTKVCLPVYFNEPLSSLQKCCEEMEYSYLLDRAYEWGRRGNSLMRILNVAAFAVSAYASTEGRICKPFNPLLGETYEADFPDKGFRFFSEKVSHHPMIVACHCEGTGWKFCGDSNLKSKFWGRSIQLDPVGILTLEFDDGEVFQWSKVTTSIYNLILGKLYCDHYGTMRIQGNQDYSCKLKFKEQSIIDRNPHQVHGIVQDRNGKILSTLLGKWDDSMYYINGDYSGKDKGYESMSNAHLIWKRSKPPKFPTRYNFTRFAITLNELTPGLKDKLPPTDSRLRPDQRHLENGEYEKANSEKLRLEQRQRQARKMQESGWEPRWFRKNKESGTHRYVGGYWEARKQGNWNSCPDIFGQIPSDHPSDEDRS, translated from the exons ATGCATTCCTTCTGCTGTGTCTCCATCGTCTCCGACCACTCTTCTCCGGTCACCCTCGACATGCCCCCTATCTCCACCACATCCAGATCCGACCCTGCCCCTCGACCGGAAGAAGCCCTCCACTCCGTCACCAACGGTGGGGAAGGCGGCCGCGCGCACCCCCCGTCGGTTCCGGCCGTGGTGGACTTCAGGATCAAAGACCTCATCGGGAACGGAATCTCCGGGATTCTGCGCAAGTGGGTGAACTACGGCAAAGGATGGAAAACGCGCTGGTTCGTGCTTCAAGACGGCGTCCTCTCCTACTATAAAATTCACGGAAACGACAAGATCATCGTAAACTCCGAAACCGAGAAGGGATCGAAGGTCATTGGCGAGGAATCCGCGCGAATGATCTCTCGCAATCGCAATTCGAATCACGTCGACCGCCGCCGAAAGCCCGTCGGCGAAATCCATCTCAAG GTTTCGACTATTCGTGAGAGCAAGTCCGATGACAAGAGGTTTTCTGTTTTCACTGGGACTAAGACACTCCATTTGAGGGCCGAGACTCCTGATGATAGGGTGGCATGGATGGAGGCCTTGCAGGCAGTGAAAGATATGTTTCCCCGGATATCCAACAGTGAGTTGATGGCGCCAGTGGACAGTGTGGCTGTTTCGACTGAGAAACTGAGGCATCGGCTTATGGAGGAAGGAGTAAGTGAGGAAGCCATTCGGGACAGTGAACAAATAATGAGAAATGAGTATGCTGCGCTGCAAAACCAGCTTCTGCTGCTTAAACAAAAGCAGATGGCTCTAATCGACACTTTGCGGCATTTAGAG ACAGAAAAGGTTGATCTGGAGAACACTGTGGTTGACGAAAGCCAAAGACAGTTGAATGATCAAGAGGTTTCTTCTGGATTAAGGCAGGAAAAATCTAGTG AAGCAAGTGCAACTGAGTCTGACGATGATCATGAGAGAAATGACGCAGCTGAGGAAGAAACAGATGATGAAGAAACTACCTTTTTTGAGACTCGGGATTTTCTGTCATCGTCGAATTCTTTTAAAAGTAATGCTTCGGATATTAGGGTCTCGTCTTTCTCTTCAGATGATGGACTCTGTGCCGTTGAATCTGAGGAGGATGTAGATCCTTCTATTAGATCTGTTGGAACCAACTATCCTTGTGTTAAGCGGCGAAAGAAATTACCTGATCCTGTTGAAAAGGAGAAAGGTGTCAGTCTTTGGTCAATGATTAAGGATAATATTGGGAAGGATCTAACAAAAGTTTGCCTTCCTGTTTATTTTAACGAGCCTCTCTCCTCTTTGCAAAAATGCTGTGAAGAAATGGAATACTCATATCTTCTAGACCGAGCATATGAATGGGGAAGAAGG GGTAATAGCCTCATGAGAATTCTCAATGTTGCTGCTTTTGCTGTATCTGCCTATGCTTCGACTGAAGGAAGAATCTGTAAACCATTTAACCCATTACTAGGGGAAACATATGAGGCTGACTTTCCTGATAAAGGCTTTCGATTTTTCTCAGAGAAG gtcagtcatcacccaATGATAGTTGCATGTCACTGTGAGGGTACAGGTTGGAAATTTTGTGGAGATAGCAACTTAAAGAGTAAATTTTGGGGTCGTTCAATTCAGCTTGATCCTGTTGGCATTTTGACTTTGGAATTTGATGATGGTGAAGTATTCCAGTGGAGTAAG GTTACGACATCAATATACAATCTCATATTGGGAAAGCTGTATTGTGATCATTATGGTACAATGCGAATACAGGGAAATCAAGATTACTCATGTAAACTGAAATTCAAGGAACAATCTATAATTGATCGAAATCCTCACCAG GTTCATGGTATTGTTCAGGATAGAAACGGGAAAATATTGTCTACTTTGCTCGGAAAATGGGATGACAGCATGTATTATATAAATGGAGACTATAGTGGGAAGGACAAGGGTTATGAATCAATGTCAAATGCCCATCTAATATGGAAGCGGAGCAAGCCGCCCAAGTTCCCCACTAGATACAACTTCACTCGGTTTGCCATCACACTAAATGAACTTACCCCTGGATTAAAG GATAAGCTGCCACCAACTGATTCCAGGTTAAGACCTGACCAAAGGCATTTGGAAAATGGCGAGTATGAGAAGGCAAATTCAGAAAAATTGCGACTTGAACAGCGTCAACGTCAG
- the LOC137824154 gene encoding oxysterol-binding protein-related protein 1C-like isoform X4 has product MHSFCCVSIVSDHSSPVTLDMPPISTTSRSDPAPRPEEALHSVTNGGEGGRAHPPSVPAVVDFRIKDLIGNGISGILRKWVNYGKGWKTRWFVLQDGVLSYYKIHGNDKIIVNSETEKGSKVIGEESARMISRNRNSNHVDRRRKPVGEIHLKVSTIRESKSDDKRFSVFTGTKTLHLRAETPDDRVAWMEALQAVKDMFPRISNSELMAPVDSVAVSTEKLRHRLMEEGVSEEAIRDSEQIMRNEYAALQNQLLLLKQKQMALIDTLRHLETEKVDLENTVVDESQRQLNDQEVSSGLRQEKSSASATESDDDHERNDAAEEETDDEETTFFETRDFLSSSNSFKSNASDIRVSSFSSDDGLCAVESEEDVDPSIRSVGTNYPCVKRRKKLPDPVEKEKGVSLWSMIKDNIGKDLTKVCLPVYFNEPLSSLQKCCEEMEYSYLLDRAYEWGRRGNSLMRILNVAAFAVSAYASTEGRICKPFNPLLGETYEADFPDKGFRFFSEKVSHHPMIVACHCEGTGWKFCGDSNLKSKFWGRSIQLDPVGILTLEFDDGEVFQWSKVTTSIYNLILGKLYCDHYGTMRIQGNQDYSCKLKFKEQSIIDRNPHQVHGIVQDRNGKILSTLLGKWDDSMYYINGDYSGKDKGYESMSNAHLIWKRSKPPKFPTRYNFTRFAITLNELTPGLKDKLPPTDSRLRPDQRHLENGEYEKANSEKLRLEQRQRQARKMQESGWEPRWFRKNKESGTHRYVGGYWEARKQGNWNSCPDIFGQIPSDHPSDEDRS; this is encoded by the exons ATGCATTCCTTCTGCTGTGTCTCCATCGTCTCCGACCACTCTTCTCCGGTCACCCTCGACATGCCCCCTATCTCCACCACATCCAGATCCGACCCTGCCCCTCGACCGGAAGAAGCCCTCCACTCCGTCACCAACGGTGGGGAAGGCGGCCGCGCGCACCCCCCGTCGGTTCCGGCCGTGGTGGACTTCAGGATCAAAGACCTCATCGGGAACGGAATCTCCGGGATTCTGCGCAAGTGGGTGAACTACGGCAAAGGATGGAAAACGCGCTGGTTCGTGCTTCAAGACGGCGTCCTCTCCTACTATAAAATTCACGGAAACGACAAGATCATCGTAAACTCCGAAACCGAGAAGGGATCGAAGGTCATTGGCGAGGAATCCGCGCGAATGATCTCTCGCAATCGCAATTCGAATCACGTCGACCGCCGCCGAAAGCCCGTCGGCGAAATCCATCTCAAG GTTTCGACTATTCGTGAGAGCAAGTCCGATGACAAGAGGTTTTCTGTTTTCACTGGGACTAAGACACTCCATTTGAGGGCCGAGACTCCTGATGATAGGGTGGCATGGATGGAGGCCTTGCAGGCAGTGAAAGATATGTTTCCCCGGATATCCAACAGTGAGTTGATGGCGCCAGTGGACAGTGTGGCTGTTTCGACTGAGAAACTGAGGCATCGGCTTATGGAGGAAGGAGTAAGTGAGGAAGCCATTCGGGACAGTGAACAAATAATGAGAAATGAGTATGCTGCGCTGCAAAACCAGCTTCTGCTGCTTAAACAAAAGCAGATGGCTCTAATCGACACTTTGCGGCATTTAGAG ACAGAAAAGGTTGATCTGGAGAACACTGTGGTTGACGAAAGCCAAAGACAGTTGAATGATCAAGAGGTTTCTTCTGGATTAAGGCAGGAAAAATCTAGTG CAAGTGCAACTGAGTCTGACGATGATCATGAGAGAAATGACGCAGCTGAGGAAGAAACAGATGATGAAGAAACTACCTTTTTTGAGACTCGGGATTTTCTGTCATCGTCGAATTCTTTTAAAAGTAATGCTTCGGATATTAGGGTCTCGTCTTTCTCTTCAGATGATGGACTCTGTGCCGTTGAATCTGAGGAGGATGTAGATCCTTCTATTAGATCTGTTGGAACCAACTATCCTTGTGTTAAGCGGCGAAAGAAATTACCTGATCCTGTTGAAAAGGAGAAAGGTGTCAGTCTTTGGTCAATGATTAAGGATAATATTGGGAAGGATCTAACAAAAGTTTGCCTTCCTGTTTATTTTAACGAGCCTCTCTCCTCTTTGCAAAAATGCTGTGAAGAAATGGAATACTCATATCTTCTAGACCGAGCATATGAATGGGGAAGAAGG GGTAATAGCCTCATGAGAATTCTCAATGTTGCTGCTTTTGCTGTATCTGCCTATGCTTCGACTGAAGGAAGAATCTGTAAACCATTTAACCCATTACTAGGGGAAACATATGAGGCTGACTTTCCTGATAAAGGCTTTCGATTTTTCTCAGAGAAG gtcagtcatcacccaATGATAGTTGCATGTCACTGTGAGGGTACAGGTTGGAAATTTTGTGGAGATAGCAACTTAAAGAGTAAATTTTGGGGTCGTTCAATTCAGCTTGATCCTGTTGGCATTTTGACTTTGGAATTTGATGATGGTGAAGTATTCCAGTGGAGTAAG GTTACGACATCAATATACAATCTCATATTGGGAAAGCTGTATTGTGATCATTATGGTACAATGCGAATACAGGGAAATCAAGATTACTCATGTAAACTGAAATTCAAGGAACAATCTATAATTGATCGAAATCCTCACCAG GTTCATGGTATTGTTCAGGATAGAAACGGGAAAATATTGTCTACTTTGCTCGGAAAATGGGATGACAGCATGTATTATATAAATGGAGACTATAGTGGGAAGGACAAGGGTTATGAATCAATGTCAAATGCCCATCTAATATGGAAGCGGAGCAAGCCGCCCAAGTTCCCCACTAGATACAACTTCACTCGGTTTGCCATCACACTAAATGAACTTACCCCTGGATTAAAG GATAAGCTGCCACCAACTGATTCCAGGTTAAGACCTGACCAAAGGCATTTGGAAAATGGCGAGTATGAGAAGGCAAATTCAGAAAAATTGCGACTTGAACAGCGTCAACGTCAG
- the LOC137824154 gene encoding oxysterol-binding protein-related protein 1C-like isoform X6, giving the protein MYRNFNVVSTIRESKSDDKRFSVFTGTKTLHLRAETPDDRVAWMEALQAVKDMFPRISNSELMAPVDSVAVSTEKLRHRLMEEGVSEEAIRDSEQIMRNEYAALQNQLLLLKQKQMALIDTLRHLETEKVDLENTVVDESQRQLNDQEVSSGLRQEKSSEASATESDDDHERNDAAEEETDDEETTFFETRDFLSSSNSFKSNASDIRVSSFSSDDGLCAVESEEDVDPSIRSVGTNYPCVKRRKKLPDPVEKEKGVSLWSMIKDNIGKDLTKVCLPVYFNEPLSSLQKCCEEMEYSYLLDRAYEWGRRGNSLMRILNVAAFAVSAYASTEGRICKPFNPLLGETYEADFPDKGFRFFSEKVSHHPMIVACHCEGTGWKFCGDSNLKSKFWGRSIQLDPVGILTLEFDDGEVFQWSKVTTSIYNLILGKLYCDHYGTMRIQGNQDYSCKLKFKEQSIIDRNPHQVHGIVQDRNGKILSTLLGKWDDSMYYINGDYSGKDKGYESMSNAHLIWKRSKPPKFPTRYNFTRFAITLNELTPGLKDKLPPTDSRLRPDQRHLENGEYEKANSEKLRLEQRQRQARKMQESGWEPRWFRKNKESGTHRYVGGYWEARKQGNWNSCPDIFGQIPSDHPSDEDRS; this is encoded by the exons ATGTATAGAAACTTCAATGTG GTTTCGACTATTCGTGAGAGCAAGTCCGATGACAAGAGGTTTTCTGTTTTCACTGGGACTAAGACACTCCATTTGAGGGCCGAGACTCCTGATGATAGGGTGGCATGGATGGAGGCCTTGCAGGCAGTGAAAGATATGTTTCCCCGGATATCCAACAGTGAGTTGATGGCGCCAGTGGACAGTGTGGCTGTTTCGACTGAGAAACTGAGGCATCGGCTTATGGAGGAAGGAGTAAGTGAGGAAGCCATTCGGGACAGTGAACAAATAATGAGAAATGAGTATGCTGCGCTGCAAAACCAGCTTCTGCTGCTTAAACAAAAGCAGATGGCTCTAATCGACACTTTGCGGCATTTAGAG ACAGAAAAGGTTGATCTGGAGAACACTGTGGTTGACGAAAGCCAAAGACAGTTGAATGATCAAGAGGTTTCTTCTGGATTAAGGCAGGAAAAATCTAGTG AAGCAAGTGCAACTGAGTCTGACGATGATCATGAGAGAAATGACGCAGCTGAGGAAGAAACAGATGATGAAGAAACTACCTTTTTTGAGACTCGGGATTTTCTGTCATCGTCGAATTCTTTTAAAAGTAATGCTTCGGATATTAGGGTCTCGTCTTTCTCTTCAGATGATGGACTCTGTGCCGTTGAATCTGAGGAGGATGTAGATCCTTCTATTAGATCTGTTGGAACCAACTATCCTTGTGTTAAGCGGCGAAAGAAATTACCTGATCCTGTTGAAAAGGAGAAAGGTGTCAGTCTTTGGTCAATGATTAAGGATAATATTGGGAAGGATCTAACAAAAGTTTGCCTTCCTGTTTATTTTAACGAGCCTCTCTCCTCTTTGCAAAAATGCTGTGAAGAAATGGAATACTCATATCTTCTAGACCGAGCATATGAATGGGGAAGAAGG GGTAATAGCCTCATGAGAATTCTCAATGTTGCTGCTTTTGCTGTATCTGCCTATGCTTCGACTGAAGGAAGAATCTGTAAACCATTTAACCCATTACTAGGGGAAACATATGAGGCTGACTTTCCTGATAAAGGCTTTCGATTTTTCTCAGAGAAG gtcagtcatcacccaATGATAGTTGCATGTCACTGTGAGGGTACAGGTTGGAAATTTTGTGGAGATAGCAACTTAAAGAGTAAATTTTGGGGTCGTTCAATTCAGCTTGATCCTGTTGGCATTTTGACTTTGGAATTTGATGATGGTGAAGTATTCCAGTGGAGTAAG GTTACGACATCAATATACAATCTCATATTGGGAAAGCTGTATTGTGATCATTATGGTACAATGCGAATACAGGGAAATCAAGATTACTCATGTAAACTGAAATTCAAGGAACAATCTATAATTGATCGAAATCCTCACCAG GTTCATGGTATTGTTCAGGATAGAAACGGGAAAATATTGTCTACTTTGCTCGGAAAATGGGATGACAGCATGTATTATATAAATGGAGACTATAGTGGGAAGGACAAGGGTTATGAATCAATGTCAAATGCCCATCTAATATGGAAGCGGAGCAAGCCGCCCAAGTTCCCCACTAGATACAACTTCACTCGGTTTGCCATCACACTAAATGAACTTACCCCTGGATTAAAG GATAAGCTGCCACCAACTGATTCCAGGTTAAGACCTGACCAAAGGCATTTGGAAAATGGCGAGTATGAGAAGGCAAATTCAGAAAAATTGCGACTTGAACAGCGTCAACGTCAG
- the LOC137824154 gene encoding oxysterol-binding protein-related protein 1C-like isoform X7, translating into MYRNFNVVSTIRESKSDDKRFSVFTGTKTLHLRAETPDDRVAWMEALQAVKDMFPRISNSELMAPVDSVAVSTEKLRHRLMEEGVSEEAIRDSEQIMRNEYAALQNQLLLLKQKQMALIDTLRHLETEKVDLENTVVDESQRQLNDQEVSSGLRQEKSSASATESDDDHERNDAAEEETDDEETTFFETRDFLSSSNSFKSNASDIRVSSFSSDDGLCAVESEEDVDPSIRSVGTNYPCVKRRKKLPDPVEKEKGVSLWSMIKDNIGKDLTKVCLPVYFNEPLSSLQKCCEEMEYSYLLDRAYEWGRRGNSLMRILNVAAFAVSAYASTEGRICKPFNPLLGETYEADFPDKGFRFFSEKVSHHPMIVACHCEGTGWKFCGDSNLKSKFWGRSIQLDPVGILTLEFDDGEVFQWSKVTTSIYNLILGKLYCDHYGTMRIQGNQDYSCKLKFKEQSIIDRNPHQVHGIVQDRNGKILSTLLGKWDDSMYYINGDYSGKDKGYESMSNAHLIWKRSKPPKFPTRYNFTRFAITLNELTPGLKDKLPPTDSRLRPDQRHLENGEYEKANSEKLRLEQRQRQARKMQESGWEPRWFRKNKESGTHRYVGGYWEARKQGNWNSCPDIFGQIPSDHPSDEDRS; encoded by the exons ATGTATAGAAACTTCAATGTG GTTTCGACTATTCGTGAGAGCAAGTCCGATGACAAGAGGTTTTCTGTTTTCACTGGGACTAAGACACTCCATTTGAGGGCCGAGACTCCTGATGATAGGGTGGCATGGATGGAGGCCTTGCAGGCAGTGAAAGATATGTTTCCCCGGATATCCAACAGTGAGTTGATGGCGCCAGTGGACAGTGTGGCTGTTTCGACTGAGAAACTGAGGCATCGGCTTATGGAGGAAGGAGTAAGTGAGGAAGCCATTCGGGACAGTGAACAAATAATGAGAAATGAGTATGCTGCGCTGCAAAACCAGCTTCTGCTGCTTAAACAAAAGCAGATGGCTCTAATCGACACTTTGCGGCATTTAGAG ACAGAAAAGGTTGATCTGGAGAACACTGTGGTTGACGAAAGCCAAAGACAGTTGAATGATCAAGAGGTTTCTTCTGGATTAAGGCAGGAAAAATCTAGTG CAAGTGCAACTGAGTCTGACGATGATCATGAGAGAAATGACGCAGCTGAGGAAGAAACAGATGATGAAGAAACTACCTTTTTTGAGACTCGGGATTTTCTGTCATCGTCGAATTCTTTTAAAAGTAATGCTTCGGATATTAGGGTCTCGTCTTTCTCTTCAGATGATGGACTCTGTGCCGTTGAATCTGAGGAGGATGTAGATCCTTCTATTAGATCTGTTGGAACCAACTATCCTTGTGTTAAGCGGCGAAAGAAATTACCTGATCCTGTTGAAAAGGAGAAAGGTGTCAGTCTTTGGTCAATGATTAAGGATAATATTGGGAAGGATCTAACAAAAGTTTGCCTTCCTGTTTATTTTAACGAGCCTCTCTCCTCTTTGCAAAAATGCTGTGAAGAAATGGAATACTCATATCTTCTAGACCGAGCATATGAATGGGGAAGAAGG GGTAATAGCCTCATGAGAATTCTCAATGTTGCTGCTTTTGCTGTATCTGCCTATGCTTCGACTGAAGGAAGAATCTGTAAACCATTTAACCCATTACTAGGGGAAACATATGAGGCTGACTTTCCTGATAAAGGCTTTCGATTTTTCTCAGAGAAG gtcagtcatcacccaATGATAGTTGCATGTCACTGTGAGGGTACAGGTTGGAAATTTTGTGGAGATAGCAACTTAAAGAGTAAATTTTGGGGTCGTTCAATTCAGCTTGATCCTGTTGGCATTTTGACTTTGGAATTTGATGATGGTGAAGTATTCCAGTGGAGTAAG GTTACGACATCAATATACAATCTCATATTGGGAAAGCTGTATTGTGATCATTATGGTACAATGCGAATACAGGGAAATCAAGATTACTCATGTAAACTGAAATTCAAGGAACAATCTATAATTGATCGAAATCCTCACCAG GTTCATGGTATTGTTCAGGATAGAAACGGGAAAATATTGTCTACTTTGCTCGGAAAATGGGATGACAGCATGTATTATATAAATGGAGACTATAGTGGGAAGGACAAGGGTTATGAATCAATGTCAAATGCCCATCTAATATGGAAGCGGAGCAAGCCGCCCAAGTTCCCCACTAGATACAACTTCACTCGGTTTGCCATCACACTAAATGAACTTACCCCTGGATTAAAG GATAAGCTGCCACCAACTGATTCCAGGTTAAGACCTGACCAAAGGCATTTGGAAAATGGCGAGTATGAGAAGGCAAATTCAGAAAAATTGCGACTTGAACAGCGTCAACGTCAG